In Biomphalaria glabrata chromosome 11, xgBioGlab47.1, whole genome shotgun sequence, the following proteins share a genomic window:
- the LOC106054791 gene encoding uncharacterized protein LOC106054791: protein MTHQWHLVVGILGTLFTVAVSHTGSCSYSKYGCCPDGITPAEGYGNKGCYAPPNDYPTKPLTNVGGCKNTRYGCCPDGRTPASGYGNKGCYPYPKPPIDVYSPKPPTDIYTSKPDNYPIKPPSYDYLKPQPNPYDHPTKPPTNNYPPNPPTYGCKNTRYGCCPDGHTPASGYGNKGCYPYPKPPIDVYSPKPPTDIYTSKPDNYPPKPPSDSYPKPQPNPYDYPTKPPTNDYPPNPPTYGCKNTRYGCCPDGHTPASGYGNRGCY from the coding sequence GTAGCTGTAGTTATTCTAAATATGGCTGCTGTCCTGATGGCATAACACCTGCTGAAGGCTATGGCAATAAAGGATGTTATGCACCTCCAAATGATTATCCCACTAAGCCTCTTACGAACGTTGGTGGCTGTAAAAACACAAGATATGGATGCTGTCCAGATGGTCGCACACCAGCATCAGGCTATGGAAATAAGGGATGCTATCCTTATCCTAAACCTCCAATAGATGTCTATTCCCCCAAACCTCCTACAGATATTTATACTTCTAAACCAGATAATTATCCTATTAAGCCTCCTTCATATGATTATCTTAAACCTCAGCCCAATCCATATGATCATCCCACTAAACCTCCAACAAACAATTATCCTCCTAATCCGCCTACGTACGGCTGTAAAAACACAAGATATGGATGTTGTCCAGATGGTCATACACCAGCATCAGGCTATGGAAATAAGGGATGCTATCCTTATCCTAAACCTCCTATAGATGTTTATTCCCCTAAACCTCCTACAGATATTTATACTTCTAAACCAGATAATTATCCTCCTAAGCCTCCTTCAGATAGTTATCCCAAACCTCAGCCCAATCCATATGATTATCCCACTAAACCTCCAACAAACGATTATCCCCCCAATCCTCCTACGTACGGCTGTAAAAACACAAGATATGGATGTTGTCCAGATGGTCATACACCAGCATCAGGCTATGGGAATAGAGGATGTTATTAA
- the LOC129921657 gene encoding papilin-like yields MYCTCLLVLNAVAIWLTFSLGQAVDDNCSISLFGCCPDGKTISGGFDNRGCENIQPAECKDTTFGCCPDGKTPATGPNKEGCTETGCKSSRFGCCPDSKTPATGPNKEGCTEAGCKSSRFGCCPDSKTLATGPNKEGCTEAGCKSSRFGCCPDSKTPATGPNKKGCSEAGCKSSRFGCCPDGKTPAKGIIIKGCKNDSCLLSKFGCCPDGKTPATGPNKEGCAEGGCESSRFGCCLDGKTPATGPNKEGCAEGGCKSSRFGCCPDGKTPDTDPNKQECIINSLSPFDCLETTFGCCLDGKTPAQGIDLRGCENLTCQKSKFGCCPDGKTPATGDNYKGCDIEDCQNSQYGCCPDGMTPATGINHKGCKPIDNDCSSSLFGCCPDGKTPSGGFDNRGCENIQPTECKETTFGCCPDGQTPAKGLINKDCFDGGCQSSMFGCCSDDKTPATGPNKEGCIEAGCKSSKFGCCSDGKTPATGPNKEGCAEGGCVSSKFGCCPDGKTPATGDNYEGCDIEDCQNSQYGCCPDGMTPATGINHKGCIPIDNDCSSSLFGCCPDGKTPSKGFDNRECENIQPAECTETTFGCCPDGKKFATGPKNEGCTVSECENSEFGCCPDGKTYANGENSEGCDSSVCTATKFGCCPDRKTPASGLNNKGCDFSRCQFSKFGCCPDGKTPSLDIKNQGCPDGSCRNSLFGCCPNGKTPAKGPFNKGCKVVVDCRETKYGCCPDKKSVALGNNYQGCFNKVKCIDTKYGCCPDDRTPALGFSFEGCFKPSTRDF; encoded by the exons ATGTATTGTACTTGTCTGTTAGTACTAAACGCAGTAGCAATATGGTTGACATTCTCTTTAGGGCAAGCAG ttgaTGATAATTGCTCCATTAGTCTCTTTGGTTGCTGCCCTGATGGCAAAACTATATCAGGAGGATTTGATAATAGAGGATGTGAAAACATACAACCAGCGGAATGTAAAGATACGACGTTTGGATGTTGTCCAGATGGTAAAACACCTGCTACTGGACCAAATAAAGAAGGGTGTACTGAGACTGGATGCAAAAGTTCAAGATTTGGCTGCTGTCCAGATAGTAAAACACCTGCTACTGGACCAAATAAAGAAGGGTGTACAGAGGCTGGATGCAAAAGTTCAAGATTTGGCTGCTGTCCAGATAGTAAAACACTTGCTACTGGACCAAATAAAGAAGGGTGTACAGAGGCTGGATGCAAAAGTTCAAGATTTGGCTGTTGTCCAGATAGTAAAACACCTGCTACTGGACCAAATAAAAAAGGGTGTAGTGAGGCTGGATGCAAAAGTTCAAGGTTTGGCTGCTGTCCAGATGGTAAGACGCCTGCAAAAGGTATAATAATTAAAGGCTGTAAAAATGACAGTTGTCTTCTTTCAAAGTTTGGCTGCTGTCCAGATGGTAAAACACCTGCTACTGGACCAAATAAAGAAGGGTGTGCTGAGGGTGGATGCGAAAGTTCAAGGTTTGGCTGCTGTCTAGATGGTAAAACACCTGCTACTGGACCAAATAAAGAAGGGTGTGCTGAGGGTGGATGCAAAAGTTCAAGGTTTGGCTGCTGTCCAGATGGCAAGACTCCTGACACTGATCCAAATAAACAAGAATGCATTATAAACTCCCTATCGCCTTTCGATTGCTTAGAAACCACGTTTGGCTGCTGCCTAGATGGTAAAACTCCTGCTCAGGGCATTGATCTTAGAGGATGTGAAAATTTAACATGTCAGAAATCAAAATTTGGATGTTGTCCAGATGGAAAGACTCCTGCAACTGGTGACAATTATAAAGGATGTGATATTGAGGACTGTCAGAACTCACAATATGGATGTTGTCCAGATGGAATGACTCCTGCAACAGGTATAAACCATAAAGGCTGTAAACCGATAGACAATGATTGCTCATCCAGTTTGTTCGGATGCTGCCCAGATGGCAAAACTCCATCAGGAGGATTTGATAATAGAGGATGTGAAAACATACAGCCAACGGAATGTAAAGAGACAACTTTTGGATGTTGTCCAGATGGTCAGACTCCTGCAAAAGGTTTAATTAATAAGGATTGCTTTGATGGAGGATGTCAGAGCTCAATGTTTGGCTGCTGTTCAGATGATAAAACACCTGCTACTGGACCAAATAAAGAAGGGTGTATTGAGGCTGGATGCAAAAGTTCAAAGTTTGGCTGCTGTTCAGATGGTAAAACACCTGCTACTGGACCAAACAAAGAAGGGTGTGCTGAGGGTGGATGCGTAAGCTCAAAGTTTGGCTGTTGCCCTGATGGTAAGACTCCTGCAACTGGTGACAATTATGAAGGCTGTGATATTGAGGACTGTCAGAACTCACAATATGGATGTTGTCCAGATGGAATGACTCCTGCAACAGGTATAAACCATAAAGGCTGTATACCGATAGACAATGATTGTTCATCCAGTTTGTTCGGATGCTGCCCAGATGGCAAAACTCCATCAAAAGGATTTGATAATAGAGAATGTGAAAACATACAGCCAGCGGAATGTACAGAGACAACTTTTGGATGCTGTCCAGATGGTAAGAAGTTTGCTACAGGTCCCAAAAATGAGGGTTGTACTGTAAGTGAATGTGAAAATTCAGAGTTTGGATGTTGCCCTGATGGTAAAACATATGCGAATGGAGAAAATTCTGAAGGTTGTGATTCGAGTGTTTGCACTGCAACAAAGTTCGGATGTTGTCCCGATAGGAAAACACCTGCATCTGGTTTAAATAACAAAGGGTGCGATTTTAGCAGATGTCAATTTTCAAAGTTCGGATGTTGCCCAGATGGAAAAACACCATCTTTGGATATTAAAAACCAAGGATGTCCTGATGGCAGCTGCCGAAATTCGTTGTTTGGTTGTTGCCCAAATGGAAAAACGCCTGCAAAGGGTCCTTTTAATAAAGGTTGCAAAGTTGTTGTCGATTGTCGCGAAACAAAATATGGGTGTTGTCCTGATAAGAAATCTGTGGCACTGGGAAATAATTATCAAGGATGTTTTAATAAAGTCAAATGTATTGATACGAAATATGGATGCTGCCCTGATGATAGGACTCCAGCTTTGGGGTTCAGTTTTGAGGGATGCTTTAAACCTTCAACACGCGATttctaa